Proteins found in one Thunnus maccoyii chromosome 5, fThuMac1.1, whole genome shotgun sequence genomic segment:
- the LOC121897271 gene encoding Fanconi anemia core complex-associated protein 24-like, which translates to VGGGVKILFENELGVADFHLPNKSCILYVSECDIIAGNGYKRKLVRYRNASSSFQQLVLVENTRLSEQYFSAVQKFVVFDLGLTLLPVSGQTEASQLITQMVHGESRENPFRRRSASRLLDPLVLALVQQVPGVGRVKALALLQHFPSIQQLCNASPAELEPIVGQAAAQQIHSFFHKATAAGT; encoded by the exons GTAGGTGGAGGTGTGAAAATCCTCTTTGAGAATGAGCTCGGTGTGGCAGATTTCCACCTGCCCAACAAAAGCTGCATCCTGTACGTGTCGGAGTGTGACATCATAGCAGGAAACGGCTACAAGAGGAAACTGGTTCGCTACAGAAAT GCCAGCAGCAGCTTCCAGCAGCTGGTGCTGGTGGAGAACACCAGACTCAGTGAGCAGTACTTCTCTGCTGTCCAGAAGTTTGTGGTGTTTGACCTCGGCCTGACTCTCCTGCCGGTCAGCGGGCAGACTGAAGCCTCACAGCTCATCACTCAGATg GTCCATGGGGAGAGCAGGGAGAACCCTTTCAGGCGGAGGAGTGCGTCTCGGCTGTTGGACCCCCTGGTCCTGGCCCTGGTGCAGCAGGTCCCGGGGGTGGGCAGGGTCAAAGCTCTGGCCCTGCTGCAGCATTTCCCCAGCATCCAGCAGCTCTGTAACGCCTCCCCCGCCGAGCTGGAGCCCATCGTGGGTCAGGCTGCCGCTCAGCAAATCCACAGCTTCTTCCACAAAGCCACAGCTGCTGGAACCTGA
- the LOC121896858 gene encoding tripartite motif-containing protein 16-like — protein MAQKGDQLDRETFSCSICLDLLKDPVAIPCGHSYCMSCIKGFWDEEDQRKIYSCPQCRQAFTPRPVLVKNTMLAALVEQLKKTGLQAAPADHCYAGPEDVACDVCTGRKLKALKSCLVCLASYCEKHLQPHFESTTFKKHKLVDPSKKLQENICSRHDEVMKMFCRTDQQSICYLCSVDEHKGHDTVSAAAERTERQRELEVSRQNIQQRIQDREKDVKLLQQELKAVNRSADKAVEDSEKIFTELIRLIQKRSSDVKQQIRSQQETEVSRVKELQEKLEQEITELKRKDAELKQLSHTEDHTQFLHNYPSLSQLSASTDSSSINIRPLRYFEDVTAAVSELRDQLQDILREKWTNISLTVTEVDVLLSEAEPKTRAGFLKYSHEITLDPNTANTWLLLSEGNRKVTCMSQQQSSNHPDRFTGWWHQVLSRESLTGRCYWEVEWRGDGVCVAVAYKNISRAGNSKECRFGFNDKSWMLDCDSYTFWFNSIQTHVSGPGSSRVGVYLDHTAGILSFYSVSETMTLLHRVQTTFTQPLYAGLHLYYGDTVELCKLK, from the coding sequence atggcaCAGAAAGGAGATCAGCTGGACCGAGAAACCTTCTCTTGttccatctgtctggatctactgaaggatccggtggctattccctgtggacacagctactgcatgagctgtattaaaggcttctgggatgaagaggatcagaggaagatctacagctgccctcagtgcagacaggccttcacaccgaggcctgtcctggtgaaaaacaccatgttagcagctttagtggagcagctgaagaagactggactccaagcagctcctgctgatcactgctatgctggacctgaagatgtggcctgtgatgtctgcactgggaggaagctgaaagccctcaagtcctgtctggtgtgtctggcctcttactgtgagaaacacctccAGCCTCATTTTGAATcaaccacatttaaaaaacacaagctggtcgacccctccaagaagctccaggagaatatctgctctcgtcatgatgaggtgatgaagatgttctgccgtactgatcagcagagtatctgttatctctgctctgtggatgaacataaaggccacgacacggtctcagctgcagcagaaaggactgagaggcagagagagctcgaggtgagtcgacaaaacatccagcagagaatccaggacagagagaaagatgtgaagctgcttcaacaggagcTGAAGGCCGTCaatcgctctgctgataaagcagtggaggacagtgagaagatcttcactgagctgatccgtctcatccagaaaagaagctctgatgtgaagcagcagatcagatcccagcaggaaactgaagtgagtcgagtcaaagagcttcaggagaagctggagcaggagatcactgagctgaagaggaaagatgctgaactgaagcagctctcacacacagaggatcacacccagtttctacacaactacccctcactgtcacaactcagtgcatctacagactcatccagcatcaatatccgtcctctgagatactttgaggatgtgacagcagctgtgtcagagctcagagatcaactacaggacatcctgagagagaaatggacaaacatctcactgacagtgactgaagtggacgttttactgtcagaagcagaacccaagaccagagctggattcttaaaatattcacatgaaatcacactggatccaaacacagcaaacacatggcTGTTATTgtctgaggggaacagaaaagtAACATGCATGAGTCAACAACAGTCTTCTaatcacccagacagattcactggaTGGTGGcatcaggtcctgagtagagagagtctgactggacgttgttactgggaggtggagtggagaggggaTGGAGTTTgtgtagcagtcgcatacaagaatatcagcagagcaggaaactCGAAGGAATGTCGATTTGGATttaatgacaaatcttggatgTTAGATTGTGacagttatacattttggtTCAACAGCATCCAAACTCAcgtctcaggtcctggttcctccagagtaggagtgtacctggatcacacagcaggtattctgtccttctacagcgtctctgaaaccatgactctcctccacagagtccagaccacattcactcagcctctctatgctggactacATCTTTATTATGGAGACACAGTTGAGttgtgtaaactcaaatag
- the LOC121896859 gene encoding Fanconi anemia core complex-associated protein 24-like, with amino-acid sequence VGGGVKILFENELGVADFHLPNKSCILYVSECDIIAGNGYKRKLVRYRNASSSFQQLVLVENTRLSEQYFSAVQKFVVFDLGLTLLPVSGQTEASQLITQMVHGESRENPFRRRSASRLSDPLVLALVQQVPGVGRVKALALLQHFPSIQQLCNAAPAELETIVGQAAAQQIHSFFHKATAAGT; translated from the exons GTAGGTGGAGGTGTGAAAATCCTCTTTGAGAATGAGCTCGGTGTGGCAGATTTCCACCTGCCCAACAAAAGCTGCATCCTGTACGTGTCGGAGTGCGACATCATAGCAGGAAACGGCTACAAGAGGAAACTGGTTCGCTACAGAAAT GCCAGCAGCAGCTTCCAGCAGCTGGTGCTGGTGGAGAACACCAGACTCAGTGAGCAGTACTTCTCTGCTGTCCAGAAGTTTGTGGTGTTTGACCTCGGCCTGACTCTCCTGCCGGTCAGCGGGCAGACTGAAGCCTCACAGCTCATCACTCAGATg GTCCATGGGGAGAGCAGGGAGAACCCTTTCAGGCGGAGGAGTGCGTCTCGGCTGTCGGACCCCCTGGTCCTGGCCCTGGTACAGCAGGTCCCGGGGGTGGGCAGGGTCAAAGCTCTGGCCCTGCTGCAGCATTTCCCCAGCATCCAGCAGCTCTGTAACGCCGCCCCCGCTGAGCTGGAGACCATCGTGGGTCAGGCTGCTGCTCAGCAAATCCACAGCTTCTTCCACAAAGCCACAGCTGCTGGAACCTGA
- the LOC121897272 gene encoding uncharacterized protein LOC121897272 codes for MAQKGVQLDRETFSCSICLDLLKDPVTIPCGHSYCMSCIKGFWDEEDQRKIYSCPQCRQTFTPRPVLVKNTMLAALVEQLKKTGLQAAPADHCYAGPEDVACDVCTGRKLKAHKSCLVCLTSYCEKHLQFHYESPRFKKHKLVDPSEKLQENICSRHDEVMKMFCRTDQQSICYLCSVDEHKGHDTVSAAAERTERQRELEVSRQNIQQRIQDREKDVKLLRQELKAVNRSADKAVEDSEKIFTELICLIQKRSSDVKQQIRSQQETEVSRVKELQEKLEQEITELKRKDAELKQLSHTEDHNQFLHNYPSLSQLSASTDSSSINIHPLRYFEDVTAAVSELRDQLQDILREKWTNISLTVTEVDVLLSEPEPKTRAGFLKYSREITLDPNTANTHLFLSEENRKVFMSQQQSYSSHPDRFTVCSQVLSRESLTGRCYWEVEWSGRGVHVAVAYKNISRAGDSKECGFGFNDKSWMLNCFANSYIFWFNNISTRVSGPRSSRVGVYLDHRAGILSFYSVSETMTLLHRVQTTFTQPLYAGLQLYYYGGTAELCSFKSKAPHILCSRHGDQGACFSSCGFVEEAVDLLSGSLTHDGLQLGGGGVTELLDAGEMLQQGQSFDPAHPRDLLYQGQDQGVQQPRRTPPPERVLPALHMDLQRIRAASDSFCPLTGRRVRPRSNTTNFWTAEKYCSLSLVFSTSTSCWKLLLAFKSGGTEVKLRQSLPLRAEMAQKDQLDREIFSCSICLDLLKDPVAIPCGHSYCMSCIKGFWDEEDQRKIYSCPQCRQAFTPRPVLVKNTMLAALVEQLKKTGLQAAPADHCYAGPEDVACDVCTGRKLKALKSCLVCLASYCEKHLQPHYDAAPLKKHKLVDPSEKLQENICSRHDEVMKMFCRTDQQSICYLCSVEEHKGHDTVSAAAERTERQRELEVSRQNIQQRIQDREKDVKLLQQEVEAVNRSADKAVEDSEKIFTQLIRLIQKRSSDVKQQIRSQQETEVSRVKELQEKLEQEITELKRKDAELKQLSHTEDHNQFLHNYPSLSQLSASTDSSSINIRPLTYFEDVTAAVSELRDQLQDILREKWTNISLAVTEVDVLLSEAEPKTRAGFLKYSHEITLDPNTANTHLLLSEGNRKTTFMSQQQSYSSHPDRFTGYHQVLSRESLTGRCYWEVEWSGSGVYVAVAYKNISRAGKSNECGFGFNNKSWMLDCNTDSYEFWFNNIKTPVSGPRSSRVGVYLDHRAGILSFYSVSETMTLLHRVQTTFTQPLYAGLRLYYGGTVELCKVK; via the exons atggcaCAGAAAGGAGTTCAGCTGGACCGAGAAACCTTCTCTTGttccatctgtctggatctactgaaggatccggtgactattccctgtggacacagctactgcatgagctgtattaaaggcttctgggatgaagaggatcagaggaagatctacagctgccctcagtgcagacagaccttcacaccgaggcctgtcctggtgaaaaacaccatgttagcagctttagtggagcagctgaaaaAGACTGGACTacaagctgctcctgctgatcactgctatgctggacctgaagatgtggcctgtgatgtctgcactgggaggaagctgaaagcccacaagtcctgtctggtgtgtctgacttcttactgtgagaaacacctccAGTTTCATTATGAATCACctagatttaaaaaacacaagctggtcgacccctcggagaagctccaggagaacatctgctctcgtcatgatgaggtgatgaagatgttctgtcgtactgatcagcagagtatctgttatctctgctctgtggatgaacataaaggccacgacacagtctcagctgcagcagaaaggactgagaggcagagagagctcgaggtgagtcgacaaaacatccagcagagaatccaggacagagagaaagatgtgaagctgcttaGACAGGAACTGAAGGCCGTCaatcgctctgctgataaagcagtggaggacagtgagaagatcttcactgagctgatctgtctcatccagaaaagaagctctgatgtgaagcagcagatcagatcccagcaggaaactgaagtgagtcgagtcaaagagcttcaggagaagctggagcaggagatcactgagctgaagaggaaagatgctgaactgaagcagctgtcacacacagaggatcacaaccagtttctacacaactacccctcactgtcacaactcagtgcatctacagactcatccagcatcaatatccatcctctgagatactttgaggatgtgacagcagctgtgtcagagctcagagatcaactacaggacatcctgagggagaaatggacaaacatctcactgacagtgactgaagtggacgttttactgtcagaaccagaacccaagaccagagctggattcttaaaatattcacgtgaaatcacactggatccaaacacagcaaacacacatctgtttttGTCTGAGGAGAACAGAAAAGTATTCATGAGTCAACAACAGtcttattctagtcacccagacagattcactgtaTGCagtcaggtcctgagtagagagagtctgactggacgttgttactgggaggtggagtggagcgGGAGAGGAGTTCatgtagcagtcgcatacaagaatatcagcagagcaggagacTCAAAGGAATGTGGATTTGGATttaatgacaaatcttggatgTTAAATTGTTTTGCTAACAGTTATATATTTTGGTTCAACAACATCTCAACTCGCGTCTCAGGTCCTCggtcctccagagtaggagtgtacctggatcacagagcaggtattctgtccttctacagcgtctctgaaaccatgactctcctccacagagtccagaccacattcactcagcctctctatgctggacttcagctttattattatggaggcacagctgagttgtgt TCATTTAAATCTAAAGCTCCTCACATCCTGTGCAGCAGACACGGCGACCAGGGAGCATGTTTCAG CAGCTGTGGCTTTGTGGAAGAAGCTGTGGATTTGCTGAGCGGCAGCCTGACCCACGATGGGCTCCAGCTCGGCGGGGGCGGCGTTACAGAGCTGCTGGATGCTGGGGAAATGCTGCAGCAGGGCCAGAGCTTTGACCCTGCCCACCCCCGGGACCTGCTGTACCAGGGCCAGGACCAGGGGGTCCAACAGCCCAGACGCACTCCTCCGCCTGAAAGGGTTCTCCCTGCTCTCCACATGGACCTGCAGAGGATCAGAGCAGCATCAGACAGCT TCTGCCCGCTGACCGGCAGGAGAGTCAGGCCGAGGTCAAACACCACAAACTTCTGGACAGCAGAGAAGTACTGCTCACTGAGTCTGGTGTTCTCCACCAGCACCAGCTGCTGGAAGCTGCTGCTGGCCTTCAAATCAGGAGGGACG GAAGTGAAACTAAGACAGTCGTTaccactgagagctgaaatggcgCAGAAAGATCAGCTGGACCGAGAAATCTTCTCTTGttccatctgtctggatctactgaaggatccggtggctattccctgtggacacagctactgcatgagctgtattaaaggcttctgggatgaagaggatcagaggaagatctacagctgccctcagtgcagacaggccttcacaccgaggcctgtcctggtgaaaaacaccatgttagcagctttagtggagcagctgaagaagactggactccaagctgctcctgctgatcactgctatgctggacctgaagatgtggcctgtgatgtctgcactgggaggaagctgaaagccctcaagtcctgtctggtgtgtctggcctcttactgtgagaaacacctgCAGCCTCATTATGATGCAGCTCCactaaagaaacacaagctggtcgacccctcggagaagctccaggagaacatctgctctcgtcatgatgaggtgatgaagatgttctgccgtactgatcagcagagtatctgttatctctgctctgtggaggaacataaaggccacgacacagtctcagctgcagcagaaaggactgagaggcagagagagctcgaggtgagtcgacaaaacatccagcagagaatccaggacagagagaaagatgtgaagctgcttcaacaggaggtggaggccgtcaatcgctctgctgataaagcagtggaggacagtgagaagatcttcactcagctgatccgtctcatccagaaaagaagctctgatgtgaagcagcagatcagatcccagcaggaaactgaagtgagtcgagtcaaagagcttcaggagaagctggagcaggagatcactgagctgaagaggaaagatgctgaactgaagcagctctcacacacagaggatcacaaccagtttctacacaactacccctcactgtcacaactcagtgcatctacagactcatccagcatcaatatccgtcctctgacatactttgaggatgtgacagcagctgtgtcagagctcagagatcaactacaggacatcctgagggagaaatggacaaacatctcactggcagtgactgaagtggacgttttactgtcagaagcagaacccaagaccagagctggattcttaaaatattcacatgaaatcacactggatccaaacacagcaaacacacatctgttattatctgaggggaacagaaaaacaacattcatgagtcaacaacagtcttattctagtcacccagacagattcactggaTATcatcaggtcctgagtagagagagtctgactggacgttgttactgggaggtggagtggagcgGGTCAGGAGTTTatgtagcagtcgcatacaagaatatcagcagagcaggaaagTCGAATGAATGTGGATTTGGATTTAATAACAAATCTTGGATGTTAGATTGTAACACTGACAGTTATGAATTTTGGTTCAACAACATCAAAACTCCCGTCTCAGGTCCTCggtcctccagagtaggagtgtacctggatcacagagcaggtattctgtccttctacagcgtctctgaaaccatgactctcctccacagagtccagaccacattcactcagcctctctatgctggatTACGTCTTTATTATGGAGGCACAGTTGAGTTGTGTAAagtcaaatag